The sequence tttaaaaaaccgtGTAaggataaaaatgtaaaaaaggtGTCAATTTTGACATGAGGTGTAAAAATCTCTATAACATTTAGGTTTAGAGAAATAATATTAGGGTTTGTTATGtatagaatttcaaatttcccatttcaATTTGGGtggtaaaaatttaatttattctaaattagaacGTTGCTATTATAATATAGAATATTGCTAATAAGTAGTACTTGGGTCTAGtacatttttttgttgttatattAGCATTAGTATCAGgtcttatataattttaaaaaatattactaataatTCATGAAGCTGTCACTTATAAAATGTGCTGGACACGTGCCCAACAGTACTCCCATAATttgttgaagaagaaaaaaaaaaatgatagttattaaaaaaaaattgattgataTGAAAATTGTGAAGAGAAAGAGAGTAAAAGGCAGTTACACTTGACAAACATAGTTATAGAGAAACCTGGAATGGGATGGAAGCTCTTCTGTAGTTGAACTTCCTTCCATGGCGGGGATCCTTGTCTGCCACTGCGATGGGCATGGACCTACCCTTCTCCTTCCAAACTCACCACGAAAGACAAACACTCTTCTGTGCAACTACAGTGCACAAAACTTAACATTCGTTCGAGGACAAAAGCTCTTGAAAGATCTCTCCACTTGGGGAATTGGCGGCCCTTGTAATTACTTTACCCAAGTTTTCCATCCCACCCAACTCCTTTCTGCTATCAGGTTCGCTTACTTACTCTCCTCTCAATTTCCCCAACTGAATTCATCATTGTCGTTAACATTACTGAAGAACTTGGATTTGGAAATTTCATTTGTAGATATTGCCATGACCATCGGTTAAGGTTCATGATAATTGGCAAAGGCTCAAATTGTCTGTTTGATGATTTGGGATTTGATGGGTGTGTTATTCTGAATCGGATGGAGTGGATGGAGATGAAGGAGGTTGGAGTATACAAAGTTGGAAGTGGTTACAGATTCAATCGTTTGGGGATGCAATGCTCCAATGAAGGATTTACAGGCCTTGAGTTTGCTGCTGGCATTCCTGGGACTGTGGGTGGAGCCGCTTACATGAATGCTGGAGCAAATGGCCAGgtactttcttttcttttctttctttctatccCTTACCATTACAATTTTGAGCTGAGTTTTCCTAAGATTTGGATTGTGGACATTGACACATTATTCTCTGGTTGAATTCCAACAGTCTTAGAAAAGGTTAGCATTTAGCACTATGCTTTTTGTGATTGTCTAAATTACTTATTTTGAACTACTACATCACACttgataaattttaatttcgaataatttttttaaatgtaacATTTTGGTTATATTAGACTGTGACATATATACGTTGGTAATGTTACATTTTGTGAGTCAAAACAAGTTCCAAGTATTTTCATTCATCTGCATTACACCTCAGTTTCTTCTTTCCCCTTTGATCCATTTCAATAATGACACGCCTTGTTGTACTAGCGGGGTGCATCTACACATGTAGCATTCATTGGTTTACTTTAGTGGTTTTTAATATGTTTGTTTGGCATTTTGGGCAACTATACTACTTCTACTGTGCACTCATAGCAAAGGTATGGCCTAATTTTGCTTCTTGAGTTGGTTTGTGTTTCACTCTGGCAAGTCTGCAACAAGAGGTTGTCGCTTAGAACTTACCTTGTAGAATTGGTTTTGGTTAATAGTATTGGGTGACAAAGGATGTTGTTGGAGCTTACTGTTACTGCTAAAATGGCTACGagttatccaaaaaaaaaaaatgttacatTTTGGttacattttaatatatattcttGCAAAGGGTTTATTTGATATGATATGGATGTATAGTATTTTTGTTTACTTAATTGGACAGTAATTGGTTGTTTTCTAGGAGACAGCTAATGTTGTTGAGAGCATCGATGTTGTAACTATTGATGGGAAGTTGCAAAGATTTGAAAGAGCTGATCTCATGTTTGGCTACCGTTCATCTCCCTTTCAAAGGATGCCAAACTTGGCAGCCATTGTTGCTGTCACATTTCGGCTGCAGAGCTCAACAATATCGAGGACAAAGCTTCAACAATACTTAGAGAGGTACGCACTCACAaagactgaaaaaaaaaaaaaaaagctcaaAAATATGCATTCATACAATAGACTATACTATCCGAATGGTTTCCCACGTTGACGGTCTTAAAAGCCAGCACACTCCTTTAATGAGGGTAGCACTTGAACCTCAAGAACTATCTTGAAACATGTTCCTAATATTATTCCATTTTGAGAGAATTGAAAAGCACTATCAGATTTgggataaaaaataataaaaattatatgataaaaATATAAGGATTTTACTTAGTGTGTGAAGGGGGAAAAGTGAGAAATGGTTCAAAGTTTCGGAAATAATATTTGTGTTTTACATATTGACTAGTTTCAACTAGCTTAAGATTGTCACTGGTTTTTATGAACAGAAGAAGAGCATCTCAACCAATCGGAGAAAGAAGTGCCGGATCAGTCTTTAGGAATCCATCAGATTTGGGTATTGGAGCTGGAGAGTTGATTGAAAAAGCTGGACTTAAAGGTTTTAGAGTGGGAGGGGCAATGATATCAAAACTTCATgcaaattttttcattaatgctAATGGCTCAACATCTCAAGATATGCTTGACCTCATTGCTGTTGCTAAGGACAAGGTTTATCAGAAATTTGGTGTAGAGCTCAAGGAAGAAGTTTTATATGTTAATCCCAGTAAAGCTGCTTCATAATAATAAACTGGttgtgtagaaaaaaaaaaggaaaatagtACAATAATTAAGTTGTAATTTGTTCAACTGAAAACATCATTCAATCAAATAGCTTTCAATGTCTTTTCTTCAACATCCTTTGATGTTTTTGAATCTTCTGTTAATTTGTTCCTTCTACCTTGGAAAATTCATTAATGCATGCCGTGATGGCCGGATTTTCCAACACTATTTCTGGTAAGAGCTTTGGTTATGAAATGGGTGAGAATTCCAATGGGACAAAAGAGCAGGCAAAGAGAAACCGAGTGCCTGGTCTCTATATCGTTTTCCTGTCCGTCGTGAAACACTTGCCTGAGAACAAATCGAATGCCAATAGAGTGTTGGAGCTTTGAGtgataaacaaacataactacAAACCAGTAATAATACCGTAAAAAGTTAATATAACACAAAGAAGGCTACCTTGCAGCAAAGAGATCAACAGCCAACAAATGAATCCAAGCAGAAGCCAGAGTCATCTCACTGGAGAACATCTTTGCTATACCTGGCAGCTGCACATATTAGACAGGAAGAGGAGAAATTGTTGGAtaacaaatatttaaaaaatttctttttggTCAGAAAACAGTTCAACCTGTTAATTGTTCTACTAATTACACACCTCTGGCAGCAAGTATTTGCTTGTGAAAATCATGCCTATCGTTTCAGGCGTCCAAGATAGGTATAGTAGATATGCATATAGAAGACCAAGCATCACGTACGGTATGCTGCTTTGCATAGATTTTTTTGTCTGTCATTTACTTGATATAAAGCGTGTTAGTTTAAGTTACACAGTgtgaataatttcttaattaagcACACGGTACAATCTATTTTAAAACTATAAATGAAGTTTTAGGAATGATAAGGACTCAATTCTCTACAATTGAAAAGTTAAAAATTCTGAAATTTAGTGGGAGAATGATTTcagtataaaaaagaaaaagaaagcaaATTTTGAACTGAAAGTAAAATAGCTTCATATGTAGTATCACATGATGAATGATTCAGTGTAAGAAAACTTACCAATTCAGATTTAGGAGCTACAACCATGAGAGTATAAAAGGGGAGAACTGCTACTGTTCCCAAGCCAAAAACACTATGAGCAATTTGAGAATTTGCCAACCCTacacaaataaaaaacaatcaTTTTCATTTGAGCCTAAGACCTTTAATGAAGTTTGGGACAGTTTCAAAATAGATATATAGGAGAAAAAAATCACAAATCAATGGCCAATAATTAATATTGATGAGCAACGATAAGGAGATTTCTAACAGAATATGCCATCTATTCATATGCAGAAGATGTAAGAAGGTATTTTGCATATTACAAGGAGGGAAACCACTGAATAGCTAACAAGAAACTATTATCATTTTAGTCATACCCCTGAAGGGAAGATTTAGTAAAAAAAAGGAGTGAGAATTTATATGATTCTTTTGTCTGCAAGTGGAGCTGTTCACTCTATTATGGAACATTAAACTTAATGAACTTTCTTTTACCTGTAGCAAttgaattataaaaaaaaagaaactaacaGTCTAAACCAAAGAAAGCATTTTATAAGATTGAAAAGCTTGAAATGGAAAGAAGGATCACATGAGGCATTAATTCCAGAGACTTTCTGATATAGAACAAATCTCTCAGGTTTAGGTCTAACAATAACTCTTGATCCTCCTTTGAAACTCCAATCCCCATGTAAGTGAGCCCTCTTTGTGACAACTTGTTGGCCAAAGAGTTTAGTGCTATTACTTCGGAGTGAAAGAGCAAACCTTTGATCCACTCTATCATTATGCCAGGGTTTTATACGCTTTTCCAAGATGTCAATCTAAAAGAAATGAAGCACTGAATATGAGAAAGTTTCCTGATCTCAGAAAGATACACCAACTTTCTTATGTTAATATACTACATAAAGAGGAATAAATATCATGTGATTGTTATGTAACGTTTTCAGGTTCCCTTCCTTCCTGGTGTctcatatttattttaataagaaGTTACCTTAGATTATCAATATAGATTAGATGCAACAAATGACACTATATATCTAGAATGAGGGAATTTGAAGTTAGGTGGACTGGTGAAGTCAAACATTTACTTTGTTCTAGGACATTCAGGTAAGGCCATACGCATTACAGAGTCTAAAGTGTTAAAAGCGAAATTCACAATGACTTTAATTATAGAATGAAAAGAAATTAAGTAAAAAGGTCCATTTCTGGAAAAGCTTGATCTTTATGGTATTGCTGGGAGACCTGATTATGATTTAGAAATTGGAATTCAGTGAGAACACATCCAAGTTTCTTTTTGGCTGAGTGAAGAAGAGCTCACATAAACTCAAGAATACAACTAGAAATTAAGTATATCAGTCCCTTACTAGTAATCCAAATCCATATTACCATTTATATGGCCTGTGTAATCCTTGATAATtgcttaaatttatttaatagctAACTGTGTTTCCTTAAATATAGTATTAATTGTTTGACTCCAACAAGGTTTCCGTTTGTTTTCTCCTCTCTTTCCGAATGAAAGAAAGGGAGATCCAATAAATATGATTAAACAAAAACAATGCAGGCGTACTCGAATTTACATAAAGCCAACCAATCTCAGATCTCTCACAGAAGTC is a genomic window of Cannabis sativa cultivar Pink pepper isolate KNU-18-1 chromosome 9, ASM2916894v1, whole genome shotgun sequence containing:
- the LOC115722547 gene encoding protein ABA DEFICIENT 4, chloroplastic, with the protein product MTSFCIGHSSISSKIDILEKRIKPWHNDRVDQRFALSLRSNSTKLFGQQVVTKRAHLHGDWSFKGGSRVIVRPKPERFVLYQKVSGINASWLANSQIAHSVFGLGTVAVLPFYTLMVVAPKSELTKKSMQSSIPYVMLGLLYAYLLYLSWTPETIGMIFTSKYLLPELPGIAKMFSSEMTLASAWIHLLAVDLFAARQVFHDGQENDIETRHSVSLCLLFCPIGILTHFITKALTRNSVGKSGHHGMH
- the LOC115722546 gene encoding uncharacterized protein LOC115722546, producing MAGILVCHCDGHGPTLLLPNSPRKTNTLLCNYSAQNLTFVRGQKLLKDLSTWGIGGPCNYFTQVFHPTQLLSAIRYCHDHRLRFMIIGKGSNCLFDDLGFDGCVILNRMEWMEMKEVGVYKVGSGYRFNRLGMQCSNEGFTGLEFAAGIPGTVGGAAYMNAGANGQETANVVESIDVVTIDGKLQRFERADLMFGYRSSPFQRMPNLAAIVAVTFRLQSSTISRTKLQQYLERRRASQPIGERSAGSVFRNPSDLGIGAGELIEKAGLKGFRVGGAMISKLHANFFINANGSTSQDMLDLIAVAKDKVYQKFGVELKEEVLYVNPSKAAS